One Verrucomicrobiota bacterium genomic window, CGGCCGCGGACGGGACGGACCAAACCGGCTGCGGAACCGCCGGCGGCGCAGGTGCGCCGCCTGGTGCGAACGGCGCCTGGAAAAAGATTCCCGGCGCCGGAGACATCAGCGTCGGCCTCGTGACCGCGCGAATGCCCTGCGCGGCGCAAGGCAAAACCAGCGCGCTCCCAAGCAAGAAACTCATTGCACAATACGATCTCATGGCTCTACCGATTCGGCCCTTTGGGCCATGCCGGGTTTGCAGTCTAGGCACATTTCGACGCGGATCAAATGGAAAGAAAGCCACGCGCCGCTCGCCGGTATGCCCTCAGTTGAGGTGGGGCGAGGCTGGGCGAGGCTCCCGCCGAGCCAATGCCATCGAAGAAAGGCTCCGCAGGAGCGTCGCCCCACCGTCGTTAACTGTGCAGACCGTGGGATTGACGACAGATCGACCGGAGAACCGTAGCGCAGATTTTCAATCTGCTGTATCGCCGATTTCCAATCGGCAGGGCGCCGGCAAGTCGCGGCGTGCTCGGACTGGGAGACGCCCCGCAGAATACAATTCTGCGATACGGCAGAGTGCAACTCTGCGCTACGAGCTTTGTCGTCCATCCCGCGGACCAAGCAGTATCTTCCGTATGGCAGATTCCGACGCGGCCTCGCTCCTCCTCCGCGCCTTGATTTTGATATAGGGCGGCACGTAGCAACTGCGATGGCCGAAAGTGCCGGGCTCCGCTTTCGGGTCCGCATGCCGCGGCTCCGCGACGTCCTCGATCACAAATCCGTTCCGGCACAATCCACCAAGCAATTGCTCCCAACGATGCAGGAATTCCAGCGTGCCCGACTCGCGGTTCGCCGTGCCCGCCGGGACCGGCGGCAGCGGCCCGGTCCGATGATACGGTTCGTTCAACACATAACCCCGCGCCGACGGGAAAGCATCGGCCTGAAGATTCACCGGTTGCTTGTGCTGGCTGATGTAAAGTCCGCCGGAGACCGCGACGCGCGCCACTTGTTGATAAACGCGTTCGACATCCGGCACGTAACAGGTGCTCACGGGTTGAACCACCAGATCGAAACTCGCTTCACCAAACATCGACAAGTCGTCCATCGAAGCTTCGACCGTTTCGATTTTCAGTTTCCGCTCTGCCGCGACCTGGCGATCCAGTTCGAGCATGTTCGGGCTGAGATCGACCACCGTGACAATCGCGCCCGCCGCCGCGTAAAGCGGTCCTTGTTTGCCGCCGCCCGCCGCCAGGCAAAGCACGCGCCGGCCCGACACGTCACCCAACCAGCCGCATTGATCGATGACCGCCAGGGGATTCTTGAACTGCGGTTCGGTCGCCGTCGCCGTGTACGATTCCTGCCGTCGCACGCGCTCATCCCAGGCGCGGCGGTTATGGTCGTGGACGCGGCTCATGACGGCGCCAGCTCGAATCGAAGACCTCTCTCCTCATACTCCAGCAAGACTTTGTTTGAAACCGCGATTTCCAGAGTGCCGCGCAGCAAGCGTCCCGGATTTTTCGGAATGGCTGGTTTCGGCCAAAAGCTTGAAGCAAAACGTTTGTGTCCACGCAAACCGCATCAAGAATACGAATGAGCCGCGCGGACTTCGGCGATCACTTCCACAATGCGTTCATTCGAAAGGCGTTTCAGCATGGCTTAACAGTAGCGATGAAATCTTCGGCTGACAAGCCGTCCAGGCCTTGAGCGTCCAGGTTTCATCTCGCCAACAGCCGTTCTTCTAATCCGCCCCCATCCGTGTTCTCCGCGGTGAAATCGCAAGCCGCCTAAAACTAAAACTCTATGAAAACCCAATTCGACTTTTCCTCCAATTCTAAGGGTCTGTGCGAAAAGGCTGCGTCCCCGCGCAGCCGTTCTTCTGTTGATGCGGCAGCGCAGCAGCACCGCCCTGCCAGTGCTGGGTTCAAGGGCCGCGCGCACGGTTCCGAGGCCGTGGAAGCTTCCCCTGAACCGCCTCTCCGGACCGTGGCCTTTGGGCCGCTTCGACGCCGGACTCCAGAGCGGGGCCGGAAGCAGCCTGAAGGCTGCGGTCCGGACGGTCTTCGATTCATGGTTCCCATGCGCTATCCGCCGGTCATACTGTAACGGTGAAACGGAGCTGCACAAGGCCTGTAGGAGAGGATCCAGGGCCGTCGCCAACGTGTTGATTGCTGCGAAGGCGGATCTCAACGCAACAGAGGCTGAGACCGAAGGAGGCTCCCGCGTCTCGCTCTCGGGAAGCCAAGATTCTTGAACCGCGGATTTCACGGATTGCGCGGATAAGAACCAGATTCCCAATCCGCCTCTCAATGACTTTCCCAAGTTCAAGGAAACAACCCGCGAGATCGTTTCGCCTCTTGCACGCGTTTCACCCCCAGGCTCAAGGCCGCCAGGCGCATAGAGATTTTTCGTTTCCGGCTCAGGCTCAGCGTTTGGACAAAGGCGCCTTCCAGAATGCGGAAGAGTTTATCCATGACCTCCGTCTCCGTCCAAAAGAAGCTCTGCAAATCCTGGACCCACTCGAAGTACGAGACCACCACGCCACCCGCGTTGCACAGGATATCGG contains:
- a CDS encoding class I SAM-dependent methyltransferase yields the protein MSRVHDHNRRAWDERVRRQESYTATATEPQFKNPLAVIDQCGWLGDVSGRRVLCLAAGGGKQGPLYAAAGAIVTVVDLSPNMLELDRQVAAERKLKIETVEASMDDLSMFGEASFDLVVQPVSTCYVPDVERVYQQVARVAVSGGLYISQHKQPVNLQADAFPSARGYVLNEPYHRTGPLPPVPAGTANRESGTLEFLHRWEQLLGGLCRNGFVIEDVAEPRHADPKAEPGTFGHRSCYVPPYIKIKARRRSEAASESAIRKILLGPRDGRQSS